The Bradyrhizobium ottawaense genome window below encodes:
- a CDS encoding septal ring lytic transglycosylase RlpA family protein, translating into MSRIARAETARISLATSSRLLLAIVGAASLAACAQSPVGRQKADLAATGRQAAVERPHRVAALHPRPVSRVRIPDGDAKQATSHGVASFYSDTETASGEKFDKNELTAAHPTLPFGTKLRVTDVSSGRFVTVRVNDRGPYIRGRVVDVSPSAAEALGMVDRGITNVRLDVVQ; encoded by the coding sequence ATGTCTCGCATTGCACGTGCCGAAACTGCCCGGATTTCGCTGGCAACCTCGAGCCGGCTGCTGCTGGCCATCGTCGGGGCCGCCTCGCTCGCCGCCTGCGCGCAATCGCCGGTCGGCCGCCAGAAGGCCGATCTCGCGGCCACCGGCCGGCAGGCCGCGGTCGAGCGGCCGCACCGGGTGGCGGCGCTGCATCCAAGGCCGGTCAGCCGGGTGCGCATTCCCGATGGCGATGCAAAGCAAGCGACCTCGCACGGCGTTGCCAGCTTCTATTCGGATACGGAGACTGCGAGCGGCGAGAAGTTCGACAAGAACGAATTGACCGCGGCCCATCCGACCCTGCCATTCGGCACCAAGCTGCGCGTCACCGACGTTTCCTCCGGCCGCTTCGTGACCGTCAGGGTCAACGATCGCGGTCCCTATATCCGCGGACGCGTCGTCGACGTCTCGCCTTCCGCGGCCGAGGCGCTCGGCATGGTCGATAGGGGCATCACCAATGTCCGGCTCGACGTCGTGCAATGA
- a CDS encoding NAD-dependent malic enzyme, with protein sequence MTLLRDPLLNKGTAFTEAEREALGLRGLLPPCVLTMETQAQRVLTNLRTLPTDLEKYVALNALHDRNEALFFRVVVDNIDEIQPIIYTPTVGLACQKFGLIFQRPRGMFISSRDRGQIAEILKNWPYSAKLIVVTDGERILGLGDLGANGMGIPVGKLSLYSACAGVHPEACLPIVLDVGTNNEELLNDPYYLGLRERRLTGEAYDSFVDEFMQAARKTFPGVLIQFEDFANHSAFKLLHKYRDEACVFNDDIQGTAAVALAGLFSALRVNGGKLKDQKILFLGAGEAATGIADLVVSAMMAEGASEAEALRRNWLVDSRGLVVGGREGLSGHKLRYAHTGQAPISDFLTAIKTLKPTAIIGVAAVGGAFTPEVLEAMAELNEQPIVFALSNPTSKAECSAEDAYRYTKGRALFACGSPYDPVTLNGRSFVPRQGNNSYIFPGVGLGVIASGSKLVTDEMFMAAAHTLANCVGKEDLAQGSLYPALPRIREVSVRIAAAVADVAYQRGLADGPAPNDVKALVQSQMYEPHY encoded by the coding sequence ATGACACTGCTGCGCGATCCCTTGCTCAACAAGGGCACCGCCTTCACGGAAGCCGAGCGCGAGGCCCTGGGCCTGCGCGGCCTGTTGCCGCCTTGCGTGCTGACGATGGAGACGCAGGCTCAGCGCGTCCTCACCAATCTGCGCACGCTGCCGACCGATCTGGAGAAATACGTCGCGCTGAACGCGCTGCATGACCGCAACGAGGCGCTGTTCTTCCGCGTCGTCGTCGACAACATCGACGAGATCCAGCCGATCATCTACACGCCGACGGTCGGGCTTGCCTGCCAGAAATTCGGCCTGATCTTCCAGCGGCCGCGCGGCATGTTCATCTCCTCGCGCGATCGCGGGCAGATCGCCGAGATTCTGAAGAACTGGCCCTATTCGGCCAAGCTGATCGTCGTCACCGACGGCGAGCGCATTTTGGGACTTGGCGATCTCGGCGCCAACGGCATGGGTATTCCTGTCGGCAAGCTCTCGCTCTATTCGGCCTGCGCCGGCGTGCATCCGGAGGCGTGCCTTCCGATCGTGCTCGACGTCGGCACCAACAACGAAGAGCTTTTGAACGATCCCTATTATCTCGGCCTGCGCGAGCGGCGGCTGACGGGCGAGGCCTATGACAGCTTCGTCGACGAATTCATGCAAGCCGCGCGAAAGACCTTCCCGGGCGTGCTGATCCAGTTCGAGGATTTCGCCAATCACTCGGCGTTCAAGCTGCTGCACAAATACCGGGATGAAGCCTGCGTCTTCAACGACGACATCCAGGGCACCGCGGCGGTCGCGCTCGCCGGCCTGTTCTCGGCGCTGCGCGTGAATGGCGGCAAGCTGAAGGATCAGAAGATCCTGTTCTTAGGGGCAGGCGAAGCGGCAACCGGCATCGCCGATCTCGTGGTGTCCGCGATGATGGCGGAGGGCGCCTCGGAAGCCGAAGCACTGCGGCGCAACTGGCTGGTGGATTCCCGCGGCCTCGTCGTCGGCGGCCGCGAAGGCCTCTCCGGCCACAAGCTGCGCTATGCGCACACCGGTCAGGCGCCGATCAGCGACTTCCTCACCGCGATCAAGACGCTGAAGCCGACGGCGATCATCGGGGTTGCCGCGGTCGGCGGCGCCTTCACGCCCGAGGTGCTCGAGGCGATGGCCGAGCTCAACGAGCAGCCGATCGTGTTCGCGCTCTCCAACCCGACCTCGAAGGCCGAATGCTCGGCGGAGGACGCCTATCGCTACACCAAGGGGCGCGCGCTGTTCGCCTGCGGCAGTCCGTATGATCCGGTGACGCTCAACGGCCGCAGCTTCGTGCCGCGCCAGGGCAACAACTCCTACATCTTCCCCGGCGTCGGCCTCGGCGTCATCGCCAGCGGCTCGAAGCTGGTGACCGACGAGATGTTCATGGCGGCGGCCCATACGCTCGCTAATTGCGTCGGCAAGGAGGATCTCGCGCAGGGCAGCCTCTATCCGGCCCTGCCGCGCATCCGCGAAGTCTCGGTCCGCATCGCCGCGGCCGTTGCCGACGTCGCCTATCAACGCGGGCTCGCCGACGGACCCGCGCCCAACGACGTCAAGGCTCTGGTGCAGTCGCAGATGTACGAGCCGCATTACTGA
- a CDS encoding M56 family metallopeptidase, whose product MIATLAEAALRSLVLGGVVWFGLNLFRVRNPHVHMTAWVVVLLASLAMPFVMHWPTLTITRLPLPVVVPNDFLPADISMPETPQPALPVAPGIAIAPQARSGLSINWWLIATIIYAGIAGLLLLRLAIGLCLTWRLARAAKPMNGLQMIAADVRVSRDVGGPVTFGSTILVPPQFAGWDAKKRLAVLAHEGAHVANRDFYVLLLASLNRAVFWFSPFSWWQLARLAELAEIISDAEAIEVIDDRLSYAEILLDFASTVKPRPVELAMARASTVRARVERIIAAAAMPVAVSWRKRLWIAAAIVPVVIVSAGMIAYRTPDAAPAAADAGEVPAQHYRPFVNFYAMGPASVFAIFREGDEVYGQLTGQRRLRLTVGNDGTATYAASSGEITFALDAERRSSELTLRMNGRDIRAVRVAEMPAAVAEPVSLDPYVGWYRIAPNRVLTVRRDGDRLSLRETGQDATQVLPEGTDAFSFRGDHLVIFLRDEQAKVSRLLVQSAIFGARLGARVDPAVAQAVEADFARRLAKVSDRFREQVPAAGSKEMVLAGIEDLRRGTPDYDRMSASLAAKVHRYLAEMQTTFVALGAVESIFFRGVGPGGYDIYGVKFANGSAEFRLMIEPDGKAGDVFFRADGNDEIGGMVSCAEEASVRGRAGTSPIRIMLYNELADDIQVFNLDADGNRKAQIVRPNMTWFTTTTVNNPWMIADKSGRCLEIVMPGRQTRFHNVEASAIGARPGRAARRAVPIANGEEMLRRYIEGVGRGQPDYAHMTSEVADITRQQLPFDQAILARLGALRAVSFRGVTALDSDIYIAQFANGSAEWRIGVRNDTITKIALGPNF is encoded by the coding sequence ATGATCGCAACTCTGGCGGAGGCGGCACTGCGCTCCCTTGTGCTGGGAGGCGTCGTCTGGTTCGGTCTCAATCTGTTTCGCGTGCGCAATCCGCACGTTCACATGACGGCGTGGGTCGTCGTGCTGCTGGCGTCGCTGGCGATGCCCTTCGTGATGCACTGGCCGACGCTCACGATCACCCGGCTGCCTTTGCCGGTCGTCGTGCCGAATGATTTTCTGCCGGCCGACATCTCGATGCCGGAGACGCCGCAGCCCGCGCTGCCAGTCGCGCCCGGCATTGCTATCGCGCCGCAAGCCAGAAGCGGGCTCTCGATCAATTGGTGGCTCATTGCCACCATCATCTATGCCGGCATCGCCGGCCTGTTGCTGCTGCGGCTCGCGATCGGGCTCTGCCTGACCTGGCGTCTGGCGCGCGCTGCAAAGCCGATGAATGGCCTGCAGATGATCGCCGCCGACGTGCGCGTCAGCCGCGATGTCGGCGGCCCCGTCACCTTCGGCTCGACCATTCTGGTGCCGCCGCAATTCGCCGGCTGGGACGCGAAGAAGCGCCTCGCGGTGCTCGCGCATGAAGGCGCGCATGTCGCCAATCGCGATTTCTACGTCCTCCTGCTGGCATCGCTCAACCGCGCGGTGTTCTGGTTCAGCCCGTTCTCGTGGTGGCAGCTCGCGCGCCTTGCGGAGCTCGCCGAGATCATCAGCGACGCCGAGGCGATCGAGGTGATCGACGATCGGCTGTCCTATGCGGAAATCCTGCTCGATTTTGCCAGCACCGTGAAGCCGCGGCCGGTCGAGCTAGCGATGGCGCGGGCCTCGACCGTGCGCGCCCGTGTCGAGCGCATCATCGCGGCTGCCGCCATGCCCGTCGCGGTCAGCTGGCGAAAGCGGCTCTGGATCGCGGCTGCGATCGTCCCCGTGGTGATCGTGTCCGCCGGCATGATCGCCTATCGCACGCCGGACGCGGCGCCCGCCGCCGCGGATGCCGGCGAGGTGCCCGCCCAGCATTACCGCCCGTTCGTCAATTTCTACGCCATGGGTCCGGCCTCGGTGTTCGCCATCTTCCGCGAGGGCGACGAGGTCTATGGCCAGCTCACCGGCCAGCGCAGGCTGCGCCTGACGGTCGGCAATGACGGCACGGCCACCTACGCGGCCTCGTCCGGCGAGATCACCTTCGCGCTCGATGCGGAGCGCCGCTCGTCCGAGCTGACGCTGCGCATGAACGGCCGCGACATTCGTGCGGTTCGTGTCGCCGAGATGCCGGCGGCGGTAGCCGAGCCGGTATCGCTCGATCCGTATGTCGGTTGGTACAGGATTGCGCCAAACCGCGTGCTCACCGTGCGCCGCGACGGCGACCGTCTCTCATTGCGGGAGACCGGCCAGGACGCAACGCAGGTGCTCCCCGAGGGCACCGACGCCTTCTCCTTCCGCGGCGATCATCTCGTGATCTTCCTGCGCGACGAGCAGGCGAAAGTGTCGCGCCTGCTGGTGCAGAGCGCCATCTTCGGTGCCCGCCTGGGAGCCCGCGTCGACCCGGCGGTGGCCCAGGCGGTCGAGGCGGATTTCGCGCGCCGCCTCGCGAAGGTCTCCGACAGATTCAGGGAGCAGGTGCCGGCGGCCGGCAGTAAGGAGATGGTCTTGGCCGGCATCGAGGATCTTCGCCGCGGCACGCCGGACTATGATCGCATGAGCGCGTCGCTCGCGGCCAAGGTCCACCGCTATCTCGCCGAAATGCAAACGACTTTCGTGGCGCTCGGCGCGGTGGAATCGATCTTCTTCCGCGGCGTCGGGCCCGGCGGCTATGACATCTATGGTGTGAAGTTCGCGAACGGCAGCGCGGAATTTCGCCTGATGATCGAGCCGGACGGCAAGGCCGGCGACGTGTTCTTCCGCGCCGACGGCAATGACGAGATCGGCGGCATGGTGTCTTGCGCGGAGGAGGCGAGCGTCCGCGGCCGCGCCGGCACCTCGCCGATCAGGATCATGCTCTATAACGAGTTGGCCGACGACATCCAGGTCTTCAATCTCGATGCGGACGGCAATCGCAAGGCGCAGATCGTCAGGCCCAACATGACCTGGTTCACCACCACCACCGTGAACAATCCCTGGATGATCGCCGACAAGTCCGGACGGTGTCTGGAGATCGTGATGCCGGGGCGGCAGACCCGCTTCCACAATGTCGAAGCCTCGGCTATCGGCGCGCGTCCGGGCCGCGCCGCGCGCCGCGCCGTTCCGATCGCCAATGGCGAGGAGATGCTGCGCCGTTATATCGAGGGCGTCGGCAGGGGGCAGCCGGACTACGCGCACATGACGTCGGAAGTGGCCGACATCACGCGCCAGCAATTGCCGTTCGACCAGGCGATCCTGGCGCGGCTCGGCGCGCTGCGCGCGGTGTCCTTCCGCGGCGTCACCGCGCTCGACAGCGACATCTACATCGCCCAGTTCGCCAACGGTTCGGCGGAATGGCGCATCGGCGTCAGGAACGACACCATCACGAAGATTGCGCTCGGGCCGAATTTCTAG
- a CDS encoding DUF1501 domain-containing protein, producing the protein MGVNHLPTRRELLVGSGALFAWSQMPRIARAEGRDPRLLVIVLRGALDGLGAVAPVGDPDWISLRGDRALLLDGKPPALPLDAFFALNPAMPNLHRLYRSGKAAIVHATATPYRERSHFDGQDVLESGLVKPGMTSSGWLNRALLALESGGRVDPRGSRALGIGSVTPLVVRGSAPVMTWVPQRLLPASEDTQSRLLDLYQHTDPKLATVLQARMKLASLSGAPGTGEAMSDDPTLAPPGIARVRAYFADAAGTAARYLAKPDGPRVGAMGFVGWDTHIAEGAASGQLYNLLGALDGAFVAIESNMGEAWKETVVAVVTEFGRTARINGTQGTDHGTGTVAFLIGGGLAGGRVIADWPGLKPAQLFEDRDLKPTTDLRAVLKGLLRDHLRVEETVLAETVFPGSADIKPMGGLVA; encoded by the coding sequence ATGGGCGTCAATCATCTGCCCACGCGGCGCGAGCTTCTGGTCGGCTCCGGTGCGCTGTTCGCATGGAGCCAGATGCCCAGGATCGCGCGCGCCGAAGGCCGCGACCCGCGCCTGCTCGTCATCGTGCTGCGCGGCGCGCTCGACGGCCTCGGTGCCGTCGCGCCGGTCGGCGATCCCGACTGGATCTCCTTGCGCGGCGATCGCGCGCTGCTGCTGGACGGCAAGCCGCCGGCGCTGCCGCTCGACGCCTTCTTCGCGCTCAACCCGGCGATGCCGAATTTGCACCGGCTCTACAGGAGCGGCAAGGCGGCGATCGTCCATGCCACGGCCACGCCCTATCGCGAGCGTTCGCATTTCGACGGCCAGGACGTGCTGGAGAGCGGGCTTGTCAAGCCCGGTATGACCAGCTCGGGATGGCTCAACCGCGCGCTGCTCGCGCTGGAATCGGGCGGCCGCGTCGACCCGCGCGGTAGCCGCGCGCTCGGCATCGGCTCGGTGACGCCGCTGGTGGTGCGCGGCTCCGCGCCTGTGATGACGTGGGTGCCGCAAAGGCTCTTGCCGGCGAGCGAGGACACGCAGAGCCGCCTGCTCGATCTCTACCAGCACACCGACCCGAAGCTCGCGACCGTGCTGCAGGCGCGCATGAAGCTCGCTTCGCTCAGCGGGGCGCCGGGCACGGGCGAGGCGATGTCTGACGATCCAACCCTGGCGCCGCCGGGCATCGCACGCGTGCGCGCCTACTTCGCAGACGCCGCCGGCACGGCCGCGCGCTATCTCGCCAAGCCCGACGGCCCGCGCGTCGGCGCCATGGGCTTCGTCGGCTGGGATACGCATATCGCGGAAGGCGCGGCCTCGGGCCAGCTCTACAATCTGCTCGGTGCGCTCGACGGCGCCTTCGTCGCGATCGAGAGCAACATGGGCGAAGCCTGGAAGGAGACGGTGGTGGCCGTCGTCACCGAGTTCGGCCGCACCGCCCGCATCAACGGCACGCAGGGCACCGATCACGGCACCGGCACGGTCGCCTTCCTGATCGGCGGCGGGCTCGCCGGCGGCCGTGTGATCGCGGACTGGCCGGGACTGAAGCCGGCGCAGCTGTTCGAGGATCGCGACCTCAAGCCGACCACCGATCTGCGCGCCGTGCTCAAGGGCCTGCTGAGGGATCATTTGCGCGTCGAAGAGACAGTGCTGGCGGAAACGGTCTTTCCCGGCAGCGCAGACATCAAGCCGATGGGGGGCCTTGTGGCCTGA
- a CDS encoding DUF1800 domain-containing protein, with protein MSNSARAEAVLALHRFGMGPRPGSIAAVGSDPRGALIAELDRPLALTAASALPPSAKAYRTVADANARRAARAKQAQQQAKKQQMASAGSGDQAEARPEGQAQGYAQEKDAAEMAAKQAADAIPDPGRPIYLQEAKLRTEAALTADIGFAERLVWFWSNHFCISANKIQSMSGAYEREAVRANALGRFVDLLLAVEGHPAMLFYLDNLESMGANSTAGINRNRGLNENIAREIMELHTLGVRTGYTQDDVISFANVMTGWTLVPPGADPQHGGEFTFNPRLHEPGGQTLLGKRYEQEDVEQGRAVLRDLAAHPATATHVATKLARHFVTDAPPPTLVEQMTKSFRETDGDLKQIAIAMVSSDEAWRAPPAKLKRPSEWVVGMVRATGITQVDPVLYTGGQQLLGEPLWRPSAPKGYPDDEASWIDGVGRRLDVANNFAERISGMADPQAIVEDVFASEIAAEVKQAVGRAESRQQALALLFMSADFQRR; from the coding sequence ATGAGCAATTCCGCAAGGGCCGAAGCCGTGCTGGCTCTGCATCGTTTCGGGATGGGGCCGCGGCCGGGATCGATCGCCGCCGTCGGGAGCGACCCGCGCGGCGCGCTGATCGCCGAGCTCGACCGCCCGCTCGCGCTCACCGCGGCGAGCGCTCTGCCCCCCAGTGCGAAAGCCTATCGCACCGTGGCCGATGCCAATGCGCGGCGAGCCGCGCGGGCCAAGCAGGCGCAGCAGCAGGCCAAGAAGCAGCAGATGGCGTCGGCTGGCTCGGGCGATCAGGCCGAGGCGCGGCCCGAGGGGCAGGCACAGGGCTATGCCCAGGAAAAGGATGCGGCCGAGATGGCGGCGAAGCAGGCGGCCGACGCCATTCCCGATCCAGGGCGTCCGATCTACCTGCAGGAAGCCAAGCTCCGCACGGAAGCCGCGCTCACGGCCGATATCGGTTTTGCCGAGCGGCTGGTCTGGTTCTGGTCCAACCATTTCTGCATCTCGGCCAACAAGATCCAGAGCATGTCCGGTGCCTATGAGCGCGAGGCGGTTCGCGCCAACGCGCTCGGCCGCTTCGTCGATCTCCTGCTGGCCGTCGAAGGCCATCCGGCCATGCTGTTCTATCTCGACAATCTGGAATCGATGGGCGCCAACTCGACGGCCGGCATCAATCGCAACCGCGGCCTCAACGAGAACATCGCGCGCGAGATCATGGAGCTGCATACGCTCGGCGTGCGCACCGGCTACACCCAGGACGACGTCATCAGCTTCGCCAACGTGATGACCGGCTGGACGCTGGTGCCGCCCGGCGCCGATCCCCAACATGGCGGCGAGTTCACCTTCAATCCGCGGCTGCACGAGCCCGGCGGACAGACCCTGCTCGGTAAGCGCTACGAGCAGGAGGATGTCGAGCAGGGCCGTGCCGTGCTGCGCGATCTCGCCGCGCATCCGGCGACCGCGACCCATGTCGCGACCAAGCTCGCGCGCCACTTCGTCACCGACGCGCCGCCGCCCACTCTGGTCGAGCAGATGACGAAGAGTTTTCGTGAGACCGATGGCGATCTCAAGCAGATCGCGATCGCGATGGTGTCGTCCGACGAGGCGTGGCGCGCGCCGCCGGCAAAGCTCAAGCGTCCGAGCGAATGGGTCGTCGGCATGGTGCGTGCGACCGGCATCACGCAGGTCGATCCCGTCCTCTACACCGGCGGCCAGCAGCTGCTCGGCGAGCCGCTATGGCGTCCGTCCGCGCCCAAGGGATATCCGGATGACGAAGCGAGCTGGATCGACGGCGTCGGCCGCCGGCTCGACGTCGCCAACAATTTTGCCGAGCGCATATCCGGCATGGCCGATCCGCAAGCCATCGTCGAGGACGTCTTTGCATCCGAGATCGCGGCCGAGGTGAAGCAGGCGGTCGGCCGCGCCGAGAGCCGGCAGCAGGCGCTGGCGCTGCTGTTCATGTCGGCGGATTTTCAGAGGAGGTGA
- a CDS encoding Bug family tripartite tricarboxylate transporter substrate binding protein yields MLRGLWAALRGHVIVLCAVVGCGTWIAPGHAQPFPSRPITLIVPFAAGGPTDTLARILSERIAAELRTTVVVENVAGASGSIAGARVARAAPDGTTITIGHWGTHVLNGAIFKLPYDVVADFEPVAMIAMGTQLIVGRKSLEANNLKEMIAWLKANPGKATAGTAGAGTGAHVAGVFFKDKTGTDFQFVPYRGAGPAMIDLVAGQIDIMFDQASNSLPHVKSGAIKAFAVTSPTRLASAPDVPTVDETGLPGLYISYWHGIWAPKATPKDIVTKLNAAIVAVLAEPAVKQRFAELGQEIPLPAQQTPAALAAFQKAETEKWWPIVKAADIKPE; encoded by the coding sequence ATGCTACGAGGGCTATGGGCCGCCTTGCGCGGTCACGTGATCGTCTTGTGCGCCGTGGTCGGATGTGGGACGTGGATTGCACCGGGCCATGCCCAGCCGTTTCCCTCACGCCCCATCACCCTCATCGTACCGTTCGCCGCGGGCGGTCCGACCGACACGCTGGCGCGGATCCTGTCCGAACGGATCGCCGCCGAGCTACGCACCACGGTCGTGGTCGAGAACGTGGCCGGCGCTTCCGGCAGCATCGCCGGTGCGCGCGTGGCGCGTGCGGCCCCTGATGGCACCACCATCACCATCGGCCATTGGGGCACCCATGTGCTGAACGGGGCGATCTTCAAGCTGCCCTATGACGTGGTCGCCGATTTCGAGCCGGTCGCGATGATCGCGATGGGAACGCAGCTCATCGTCGGCAGGAAGTCACTCGAGGCGAACAACCTGAAAGAGATGATCGCCTGGCTGAAGGCCAACCCCGGCAAGGCCACCGCCGGGACGGCCGGGGCCGGCACGGGCGCGCATGTCGCCGGCGTCTTCTTCAAGGACAAGACCGGCACCGACTTCCAGTTCGTGCCCTATCGCGGCGCAGGACCTGCGATGATCGATCTCGTGGCCGGCCAGATCGACATCATGTTCGACCAGGCCTCGAACTCGCTGCCGCACGTCAAGAGCGGTGCGATCAAGGCCTTCGCTGTGACCTCGCCGACGCGGCTCGCATCTGCGCCCGATGTGCCGACCGTCGACGAAACGGGCCTGCCGGGTCTCTACATCTCCTACTGGCACGGCATCTGGGCACCGAAAGCCACGCCGAAGGACATCGTCACGAAACTCAACGCGGCGATCGTCGCCGTGCTCGCCGAGCCCGCCGTCAAGCAGCGCTTTGCCGAACTGGGGCAGGAGATTCCGCTACCGGCGCAGCAGACGCCCGCAGCGCTTGCGGCGTTCCAGAAGGCCGAGACCGAGAAATGGTGGCCGATCGTGAAGGCTGCCGATATCAAGCCGGAATAG
- a CDS encoding serine hydrolase domain-containing protein, whose protein sequence is MRRRRFISLLGAAALAPLSAPPVSAEPSGGCGVPLARDDGWPAGSVNDDGLVNRDVLCRMGDRLASSDANIHAVLVARDGKLAFERYFKGADEIPGYIYGRRVETIAFDADTLHNMKSVSKSVASLVVGIAIDRGLIRGVTEPIFSFFPELSDLRSPEKDRIRLAHVLTMSMGLKWVEATPATGDDDNDETRMHMAWDPCRYVLGLPVTAAAGQEFFYNTGALTLVSAIIRKATGRPLDEFARENLFEPLGITGTAWGRYRGDTDAGGGLRLRPRDMAKIGQLVLAGGRWNDRQIVSKAWIEASTAEKIKATDDQSYGYLWWRGQARLNDRKVAWVGALGRGGQSIRIVPELDLVVAVTAGYYQDYSPKAFQLQFGIFRDVLRAIPPPA, encoded by the coding sequence ATGAGACGCCGCCGGTTCATTTCACTTCTCGGGGCAGCCGCGCTGGCGCCGCTCTCCGCTCCGCCAGTATCTGCGGAGCCATCTGGCGGCTGCGGTGTTCCGCTTGCGCGAGATGATGGCTGGCCTGCCGGCTCCGTCAACGACGATGGGCTCGTCAACCGCGACGTGCTGTGCAGGATGGGGGATCGGCTCGCATCAAGCGATGCCAACATTCATGCAGTTCTGGTCGCCCGCGACGGCAAGCTGGCGTTCGAACGTTACTTCAAGGGCGCCGACGAGATACCCGGCTACATCTACGGCCGCCGGGTCGAAACCATCGCCTTCGATGCCGATACGTTGCACAACATGAAGTCTGTTTCGAAGAGCGTTGCATCTCTCGTCGTCGGGATTGCGATCGATCGCGGGCTGATACGCGGCGTCACCGAGCCGATCTTCAGCTTCTTCCCCGAGCTGTCCGACTTGCGTTCTCCCGAAAAGGACCGCATCCGGCTGGCGCATGTGCTCACCATGTCGATGGGCCTGAAGTGGGTCGAGGCGACACCCGCGACGGGAGACGACGACAATGACGAGACGCGGATGCATATGGCATGGGATCCGTGTCGCTACGTTCTCGGTCTTCCCGTGACCGCCGCGGCAGGGCAGGAGTTCTTCTACAACACCGGCGCGCTCACGCTTGTGTCGGCCATCATCCGCAAGGCGACTGGACGTCCCCTCGACGAATTTGCGCGCGAGAATTTGTTCGAACCTCTGGGTATAACCGGCACGGCGTGGGGCCGGTACAGGGGGGATACCGATGCCGGAGGAGGATTGCGCCTGCGGCCGCGCGACATGGCCAAGATCGGCCAACTCGTGCTTGCGGGCGGTCGCTGGAACGACCGCCAGATCGTTTCCAAGGCATGGATCGAGGCTTCGACGGCGGAGAAGATCAAGGCGACGGACGATCAATCCTACGGATATCTGTGGTGGCGCGGCCAAGCGCGCCTCAATGACCGGAAGGTCGCCTGGGTCGGCGCGCTGGGGCGCGGCGGGCAGTCGATCCGCATCGTGCCGGAACTCGATCTCGTCGTCGCAGTGACTGCGGGTTACTATCAGGACTACAGCCCGAAAGCGTTTCAACTCCAGTTCGGTATATTCAGGGACGTCCTGCGCGCGATCCCGCCTCCGGCCTGA
- a CDS encoding BlaI/MecI/CopY family transcriptional regulator, translating to MDDRLPELGDLEHEVMQLVWAHGPVTAEIVRERLSRRLKESTVRTVLRRLEEKGYANHTVDGRTYVYHAAEERSRVAAKAVQRIVDWFCNGSMEEVLVGMVDNKMLDQQQLRTLADQVAKAKKARGVKKE from the coding sequence ATGGACGATCGTTTGCCCGAACTGGGCGACCTCGAGCACGAGGTCATGCAATTGGTTTGGGCCCATGGTCCTGTCACGGCCGAAATCGTGCGCGAGCGGTTGTCGCGGCGTCTGAAGGAATCGACGGTGCGCACGGTGCTGCGTCGGCTCGAAGAAAAGGGCTATGCTAACCACACCGTGGACGGACGCACCTATGTCTACCACGCGGCCGAAGAGCGCTCGCGGGTTGCGGCCAAGGCGGTGCAGCGCATCGTCGACTGGTTCTGCAACGGCTCGATGGAAGAGGTCCTCGTCGGCATGGTGGACAACAAGATGCTCGACCAGCAGCAATTGCGCACGCTGGCCGACCAGGTGGCCAAGGCGAAGAAGGCGAGGGGAGTGAAGAAAGAATGA